In Patagioenas fasciata isolate bPatFas1 chromosome 2, bPatFas1.hap1, whole genome shotgun sequence, a single window of DNA contains:
- the AZIN1 gene encoding antizyme inhibitor 1 isoform X2: MAPIKPFYPVRCNSAPGVLEILGTLGVGFACSSKSEMALVQDLGISPENIIYTNPCKQASQIKYAAKAGINIMTCDNDTELKKIARNHPNAKLLLHIATEDITADEEVNMKFGTTLKNCRHLMECAKELGVQIVGVKFHVSGSCKELQTYIHAISDARCVFDMAEEFGFKMNMLDIGGGFTGSELQLEEVNHVIRPLLDVYFPKESGVNVIAEPGCYYVSSAFTLAVNIIAKKTVECDKLLPSEVEQTGNDAEPIFTYYINDGVYGSFASKLSEKWNTIPEVHKKYKEDEPLFASSLWGPSCDELDQIVENCLLPELSVGDWLLFDNMGSGTLGEQSTFNDYQRPLIYYMMSFSDWDEMQDAGIASDTLMKNFFFVPSCIQLSPEDRFSTAA, encoded by the exons ATGGCACCAATAAAGCCATTTTATCCTGTAAGATGCAATTCTGCTCCAGGTGTACTTGAAATTTTGGGAACCCTTGGTGTTGGATTTGCATGTTCCAGTAAA tctgaAATGGCATTGGTACAAGACCTGGGCATTTCTCCTGAAAACATTATATATACAAATCCTTGCAAGCAAGCTTCTCAGATAAAGTATGCAGCAAAAGCTGGGATAAACATCATGACTTGTGACAATGATACTGAGCTGAAGAAAATTGCACGTAACCATCCAAATGCTAA GCTCTTACTGCACATTGCCACAGAAGACATTACTGCTGATGAGGAGGTGAATATGAAGTTTGGCACCACCCTGAAGAACTGTAGGCACCTCATGGAATGTGCTAAGGAGTTGGGAGTCCAAATAGTTGGTGTGAA atttcATGTTTCAGGCTCTTGCAAGGAACTGCAGACATACATTCATGCTATATCTGATGCTCGGTGTGTGTTTGACATGGCT GAAGAATTTGGCTTTAAGATGAACATGTTGGATATTGGTGGAGGCTTCACAGGTTCAGAACTTCAGCTGGAAGAG GTTAATCATGTCATCAGGCCATTGCTGGATGTCTACTTTCCTAAGGAATCTGGTGTTAATGTGATTGCAGAGCCTGGATGTTACTATGTTTCATCTGCATTTACACTAGCAGTCAACATCATTGCAAAGAAGACTGTTGAGTGTGATAAACTTCTTCCTTCTGAAG TGGAGCAAACTGGGAATGATGCTGAACCAATATTTACATATTACATAAATGATGGTGTTTATGGTTCATTTGCAAGTAAATTGTCTGAGAAATGGAATACTATCCCAGAGGTTCACAAG AAATACAAGGAAGATGAGCCTCTGTTTGCAAGCAGCCTTTGGGGTCCATCCTGTGATGAGCTTGATCAAATTGTGGAAAACTGTCTTCTTCCTGAGTTGAGCGTTGGAGATTGGCTGCTCTTCGATAACATGGGTTCTGGTACCTTGGGTGAACAGTCTACCTTTAACGACTATCAGAGGCCACTGATTTACTACATGATGTCTTTCAGTGACTG GGATGAGATGCAAGATGCTGGAATTGCTTCAGACACATTGATGAAGAACTTCTTCTTTGTGCCTTCTTGCATTCAGCTGAGCCCAGAAGACCGCTTTTCCACTGCAGCTTAA
- the AZIN1 gene encoding antizyme inhibitor 1 isoform X1 has protein sequence MKGFLEDANYSIGLLDEGATLADVIDNCIYEHTHTGKRAFYVGDLGKLVKKNIQWQNVMAPIKPFYPVRCNSAPGVLEILGTLGVGFACSSKSEMALVQDLGISPENIIYTNPCKQASQIKYAAKAGINIMTCDNDTELKKIARNHPNAKLLLHIATEDITADEEVNMKFGTTLKNCRHLMECAKELGVQIVGVKFHVSGSCKELQTYIHAISDARCVFDMAEEFGFKMNMLDIGGGFTGSELQLEEVNHVIRPLLDVYFPKESGVNVIAEPGCYYVSSAFTLAVNIIAKKTVECDKLLPSEVEQTGNDAEPIFTYYINDGVYGSFASKLSEKWNTIPEVHKKYKEDEPLFASSLWGPSCDELDQIVENCLLPELSVGDWLLFDNMGSGTLGEQSTFNDYQRPLIYYMMSFSDWDEMQDAGIASDTLMKNFFFVPSCIQLSPEDRFSTAA, from the exons ATGAAAGGATTTCTTGAGGATGCAAATTACTCCATTGGCCTGTTGGATGAAGGAGCAACTCTTGCAGATGTTATTGACAACTGTATTTATGAACATACCCAT aCTGGAAAAAGAGCATTTTATGTTGGTGATCTTGGAAAACTTGTGAAGAAGAATATACAATGGCAGAATGTGATGGCACCAATAAAGCCATTTTATCCTGTAAGATGCAATTCTGCTCCAGGTGTACTTGAAATTTTGGGAACCCTTGGTGTTGGATTTGCATGTTCCAGTAAA tctgaAATGGCATTGGTACAAGACCTGGGCATTTCTCCTGAAAACATTATATATACAAATCCTTGCAAGCAAGCTTCTCAGATAAAGTATGCAGCAAAAGCTGGGATAAACATCATGACTTGTGACAATGATACTGAGCTGAAGAAAATTGCACGTAACCATCCAAATGCTAA GCTCTTACTGCACATTGCCACAGAAGACATTACTGCTGATGAGGAGGTGAATATGAAGTTTGGCACCACCCTGAAGAACTGTAGGCACCTCATGGAATGTGCTAAGGAGTTGGGAGTCCAAATAGTTGGTGTGAA atttcATGTTTCAGGCTCTTGCAAGGAACTGCAGACATACATTCATGCTATATCTGATGCTCGGTGTGTGTTTGACATGGCT GAAGAATTTGGCTTTAAGATGAACATGTTGGATATTGGTGGAGGCTTCACAGGTTCAGAACTTCAGCTGGAAGAG GTTAATCATGTCATCAGGCCATTGCTGGATGTCTACTTTCCTAAGGAATCTGGTGTTAATGTGATTGCAGAGCCTGGATGTTACTATGTTTCATCTGCATTTACACTAGCAGTCAACATCATTGCAAAGAAGACTGTTGAGTGTGATAAACTTCTTCCTTCTGAAG TGGAGCAAACTGGGAATGATGCTGAACCAATATTTACATATTACATAAATGATGGTGTTTATGGTTCATTTGCAAGTAAATTGTCTGAGAAATGGAATACTATCCCAGAGGTTCACAAG AAATACAAGGAAGATGAGCCTCTGTTTGCAAGCAGCCTTTGGGGTCCATCCTGTGATGAGCTTGATCAAATTGTGGAAAACTGTCTTCTTCCTGAGTTGAGCGTTGGAGATTGGCTGCTCTTCGATAACATGGGTTCTGGTACCTTGGGTGAACAGTCTACCTTTAACGACTATCAGAGGCCACTGATTTACTACATGATGTCTTTCAGTGACTG GGATGAGATGCAAGATGCTGGAATTGCTTCAGACACATTGATGAAGAACTTCTTCTTTGTGCCTTCTTGCATTCAGCTGAGCCCAGAAGACCGCTTTTCCACTGCAGCTTAA